The genomic DNA ATACCATCGCGATTGGACCGCCGGGAAGTGAGCCGGCTGACCCACGGGTCCGTGACCGCCGGGGCTCCCTGTGTGGTTAGGGTGTTGCGCATGGGCAACGGACCCGGCGACTGTCGCCGCGACGACGATGGCCGCGAACGTGGTGACGGGAACACGAGCCATGATGAAGTCTCCGGTCGCCAACCCTCCCCCTCAAGAAATCATACGCAGACGTGCGGCCGTCAGCACGAGAGACCGTCGAAAAACGCGTGACTGTAACTCCGACGAGGCACCGGTTTTTACCAAACGAACCCAATTTCGGTGGGGCGGGCGACAGCGACGTCAGTCCGGCTGAAACACACGTACAGGATAACCGTCTCGCGGTCGCAAACCGAGCGATTCCGACACCGACGCATTATGGGTCACGGTTCGCAGCGCGAGGTTACGCGCCTTCGTTCGGTTCGCCGCTCAAACGTCGCCAGACCTCGGCCGAAACGGGCCGCTCTGCGGGTGTTCCCGGAATAACCGACACCACGTTTCTCGGGCCTCCTCCAACGTCAAGCCATTCCAACGCTCGGCCAAGGGCGTCGGCACGACTCGGCGGCAGGAGGCGCAGACCACGCGGGCGTGGTGCTGCCGCCAGGGTGAAGTGTCAGTAATCAACGGTCTTCCATTCAGCCGGATCGCCGTGTCCCTACCGCCGCACTCGGGACAAACGAACGAACTCTGTGGTGCGGCGATTTTCATTCGGCGACCCTGAAAGGCATCGCTTTTCCCAACGCGAGCGGAGGCCGTCCCCAGGTATCCACAGAATACCCGGACCGGCCGGGTCTCAGTTTTTGCTGAATTGAAGCTTCCGCGAGGTTTCGCGCCCGAGGGGATCGGCGAGGAACCGCCGGTGGCAGACCTGGCACAGATCGAACTCGCGCTTTTCGCAAACCGGGGCCGGCGCCGGGGCCGCGCCCCCGTCTTCCAGTTCGTCCAGCAACTCGGCCATCGCCTCGACGTGGTCCTGGTCGAGGTCGCCCTCGGTCAACTCGCCCGGCGGGCCGACGGGGATCGACTCCACCCGCACGACGTATCGGGGGTCCGCGCCGGGGGGCAAATCTTTGCCACAGATGTCGCAGGAGAAGTGCCGCATGGGATCTGTCTCTCCATCCATCTACCGGGACTGGCATCGAGAGTTCGATACCCGGCCCGAACGGGGACGACGTACGACGGTGCGAGCCGTGTGGGGTCACTGGCGAGTTTAACTCCACTATGTTATCCGTCGCACTTTTGGGGGAGAGAGTCAAGCGCAATTTGTCGGTCTTGTCGGTCGTTCCGGCCACGAACGGCTGCCGCAAAGCCCGGCTCCGCTCATCGTAGGAACCCAGATAAGATCATCCGTGACATCTTAACGGACCGCGCCGGCGAGTCGCGAGCGGGCGATTTCTTGCGGCCACCGGCCCGTCGGCGGCCATGACATGGGCGAGGGGTGCTTGGGAGGGGTTTCATGGCGGAGCGAGCGGCGGTCCTGGCCCGGGTTCTGCGTGCGGCGGCCGGCGAACTCGTCGGTCTCACCGACCGGGAACTGCTCCGGCGATTCGTCGATGCCGCCGACCAGGCCGCGTTCGCGGTCTTGGTGAACCGGCACGCAGCAATGGTTCTCGGCGTGGCCCGACGGGTGTTGCACTCGCAGGCCGACGCCGAAGACACATGCCAGGCGGTCTTCCTCATCTTGTCCCGGAAAGCCAGGACGAATCATTGGCAAGTGTCGGTCGCGAACTGGCTGTACGCCACCGCCCGCAGGGTTGCTCACACGGCCCGGCGCACGGCGTCCCGCCGGCCCGCCGGGAAGGGATGGCGGCCGTTCCGGAAGCCGTGTCGCCGGCGGACGCGATGACCGGCCGGGAACTCGTCGCCGCCCTGGACGCGGAACTCGACCGGCTACCGCCACGATACCGCGAGCCGCTCGTCCTGTGCTACCTCGAAGGGCTGACGCGGGACGAGGCCGCCGCCCGCCTCGGGGTGCCGGTCCCGACCCTCAAGAGCCAACTCGAGCGCGGCCGCAAGCAACTGGCCGACGCGCTCGCCGCCCGCGGGCACGGGCTCGGCGTGGCCCTCCTGGCGGTTGCCGCCACCTCCGCGGCCGGGGCGTCCCCACCGCGACTCCACGAATCCATCCTGGCCGCGGCGGGCGGGTCGCCGTCCGCAGGCGCGGCCGCACTCGCACGGGAGGTCACCGTGAACCGGGTCCTTACGAAAACGGCGCTGGGGCTAGTCGGCGCGGTCGGCGTCGCGGTGCTGGGGCTGGCGTTCGCGTCCAAGCCGACGGCCGCCGCGCCGCAGAAGTCTGAAGCGCAAAAGGGGACGAAGGCTGCTGCGAAAGTCGAGGCTAGGAAGCCCGAATTGAACGAGCGGGTCATCACCGGCAAGGTACTCGGGCCCGACGGCAAACCGATTCAAGCCGACCTGACAATGGTCTGGAACGAGCCGGGGGCGCCGCCGCAACCACTGGGCCGGTCGGAAGCCGACGGCAGCTACAGGGTCGTCGTGCCGTTCCGGACTGAGGAGGGTGGAGGTGTACTGTTCGCCGCAGCCCCTGGCTGCGGAGTGGATTTCCGTCCGCACGGCCAGAAGTGGCTGCGTGAAACAATGACCCCGGTGGCCGACCTGACGCTGAGGCTGCCGAAAGACAGACCGCTCAAAAGTCGTGTCCTCGACCAACAAGGGCGGCCGGTGGCCGGGGCGACGGTGTTCGTCCGCCAGTTCTCGATTTTCGACGACAGCGCGACGGCGGACGCCCGCCTGAAAGAGTGGGCGCGAGCCCTCAACCAGCACAACTCACCGAGAGGCGATCGCGAATTATGGCGCCCGGGCGTGCAGGACGTCCCGTTAAACCCGGACCCGCGATTGCCATACACGGCCACGACCGACAAAGACGGCCGGTTCGAGATCGCTGGCGTTGGTGACGGCCAACTCGTCATGCTCAAAGCCCGGGGCCCGAGTTTGGCGGATAAGACTTACATGGTTTTGAACCGCGACGGCTTCGATCCCGAACCGATCAACACGCTAGTCAGGAACATTGAGTTCAAAGATTTCCCGACGCTCAAGGACATGAAAAGCACATGGCTGCTCCACGCACCGGATGCGGCCGTCGTGCTGGAGCCGGAGAAGATCATCCGCGGCACCGTGACGGACCACGCCGGCAAGCCGCGGGCGGGTGTGGAGGTGGTCTTTTCCAGGCCAAACAAGCACATCGTTAACCTGGAGTACAACCACGCGATCACGGGTGCGGACGGACGGTACGAGATCCGCGGCGCCCGCAAGCACAAAGGCTACATGGTGGAATGTTTGCCCGATCCGAAAGCCGGGCTGCTCCAGTGCCAAGCCTTCGCCGACGACACCGCCGGGTACGAACCCGTCACCGTTGACCTGAAGTGCGCGCGTGGAGTCGTCCTCACCGGCACGGTCAAGAACAAGGCCACGGGCGCGCCGGTCAAGGCACACGCCTACGTAGACATCGTAACCGGCAACCCGTTCGTGAACGCGTACCCACCGTTCCGCTACGCGGGGTCGGACGTGACCGCGACCAACGATACAGACGCGGCCGGTCGGTTCCGGGTGGTCACGATCCGCGGCCCAGTCGTCCTGATGATCGCGCCCAAAGACCGCGACATGATCGAGTTCAAACGGGTGCGGCCTAACCCGGCGGACCAGCCAAGGGACTACAGGAGAGGCTTCTCAGAAGTAATAGAAACAATAGGCGGCAACAACCTGGATCATACGAACGGCAATCTGGGCTATTACGGCTATGAGAACGTATGGACTGCGGTTAAAGGGTGTTGGTGCAAGATGATTGATACGAAGGAGGAGATTACGGAAGTCACCGTGGACGTCGAACTCGAACCTGCCACAAAAACGGTGGTAAAGGTGGTGAATGCAAATGGCGAGCCGGTCAAAGGTGCACGTGGGATCGGTCTGCGTCACTACCAGATCTTTCCTCCGCAATCGTTCCCGGAGACCGATACGCTGACGGTCTACGATCTGGAACCGAAAGAAGAGCGATTGTTGTTCGTATTCCAGGAGGAGCGAAAGTTAATCGCCGCGATGGCGCTGAAGGCGGAAGACAAGAACCCGGTGATCATGCTTGGTCGCGGTGGTCAAGTGGCGGGTCGGGCGGTGGATAAAGGCGGGAAGCCGATCGTCGGTCTTCATGTCTACCTGGAGTACAGCCATAGCGTGGTGAACAATGGGTACTACACGCTAAAAACGTTCGCCAGTATGAAACAGGACGACACCGTGATCACTGACGCGAACGGCGAATTCCGCGTTGGTACGTTGTTCCCGGGCCAAGAGTTCCAATTATTCTTCCGCCGTGACCAAACGCGCTTTGGCCCGACCGGCGGCGATGCGCCGAAATACCGCATCGAGAAGCACAGCGAGGAATTGAAACTCGGCGACCTCAAGCTCGAACCGGCCAAGGAGGGCAAAGCAAAGTAACCCGCGATCACTTCCCCGAACCTGCCGCCCCGCCCGAACGTCTTTGGGTTCGGGCGGAGACCGCTCCAGTCTCAGCCGCTTCGTTGACGGGCGTTCGGGCCCGCGATAAGCCAAGGGGATACGCGGGGCGGCGACGCCGGCCCGCCGGTTCCAGGAAAGCAGGTCCGCGATGCCGAGTTTTAATCCGGCCGACGTCGAACGCCGGTGGCAAGCGTTTTGGGAAGCGAACAAGACCTTCCGCACGCCCGACCCGGGCGACGCCGCCGTCGCGGGCAAGCCGAAGTACTACATCCTCGACATGTTCCCGTACCCCAGCGGCGCCGGCCTGCACGTCGGCCACCCCGAAGGGTACACGGCCACCGATATCCTGGCCCGGTTCAAGCGGATGGGCGGGTTCCACGTCCTGCACCCGATGGGCTGGGACGCCTACGGCCTGCCGGCCGAGGAGTACGCCCGGAAAACCGGCACCCACCCGCGCAAGACCACCGTCGCCAACATCACCACCTTCCGCCGGCAAATCAAGTCGCTGGGCTTCAGCTACGACTGGGACCGCGAGGTCGACACCACCGACCCCGACTACTTCAAGTGGACCCAGTGGATCTTCCTGGTCGTCCACGACACCTGGTACGACCCGGCCGCGAAGAAGGGCCGCCCGATCAGCGAGCTGCCGATCCCGGCCGACGTGCAGGCAGCCGGTGCGGACGCGGTGCGCAAGTACCAGGACGACCACCGGCTGGCGTACCAGGCCGAGGCGATGGTGAACTGGTGCCCGGCGATGGGCACCGTCCTGGCGAACGAGGAAGTGGTCGACGGCAAGTCCGACGTCGGCGGCCACCCCGTCGAACGCCGGGCGTTGCGCCAGTGGCTGATGCGGATCACCGCCTACGCCGAACGGTTGTTGGTCGACCTGGACCCGCTGGACTGGTCCGAATCGATCAAGAAGATGCAGCGGCAGTGGATTGGGAAGAGCGAGGGGGCCGAGGTCGATTTCAAGCTGGCCGCCCATTCAGAAACGATCAGCGTCTTCACGACCCGCCCGGACACGCTGTTCGGGGCGACGTACATGGTGCTGTCCCCGGAACACCCGCTGGTCAAGACGATCACCACCCCCGGGCAGCGGACGGCCGTCGAGCAGTACCAGGAAGCTGCGTCTCGCAAGAGCG from Fimbriiglobus ruber includes the following:
- a CDS encoding sigma factor-like helix-turn-helix DNA-binding protein, which translates into the protein MAAVPEAVSPADAMTGRELVAALDAELDRLPPRYREPLVLCYLEGLTRDEAAARLGVPVPTLKSQLERGRKQLADALAARGHGLGVALLAVAATSAAGASPPRLHESILAAAGGSPSAGAAALAREVTVNRVLTKTALGLVGAVGVAVLGLAFASKPTAAAPQKSEAQKGTKAAAKVEARKPELNERVITGKVLGPDGKPIQADLTMVWNEPGAPPQPLGRSEADGSYRVVVPFRTEEGGGVLFAAAPGCGVDFRPHGQKWLRETMTPVADLTLRLPKDRPLKSRVLDQQGRPVAGATVFVRQFSIFDDSATADARLKEWARALNQHNSPRGDRELWRPGVQDVPLNPDPRLPYTATTDKDGRFEIAGVGDGQLVMLKARGPSLADKTYMVLNRDGFDPEPINTLVRNIEFKDFPTLKDMKSTWLLHAPDAAVVLEPEKIIRGTVTDHAGKPRAGVEVVFSRPNKHIVNLEYNHAITGADGRYEIRGARKHKGYMVECLPDPKAGLLQCQAFADDTAGYEPVTVDLKCARGVVLTGTVKNKATGAPVKAHAYVDIVTGNPFVNAYPPFRYAGSDVTATNDTDAAGRFRVVTIRGPVVLMIAPKDRDMIEFKRVRPNPADQPRDYRRGFSEVIETIGGNNLDHTNGNLGYYGYENVWTAVKGCWCKMIDTKEEITEVTVDVELEPATKTVVKVVNANGEPVKGARGIGLRHYQIFPPQSFPETDTLTVYDLEPKEERLLFVFQEERKLIAAMALKAEDKNPVIMLGRGGQVAGRAVDKGGKPIVGLHVYLEYSHSVVNNGYYTLKTFASMKQDDTVITDANGEFRVGTLFPGQEFQLFFRRDQTRFGPTGGDAPKYRIEKHSEELKLGDLKLEPAKEGKAK
- a CDS encoding RNA polymerase sigma factor — its product is MAERAAVLARVLRAAAGELVGLTDRELLRRFVDAADQAAFAVLVNRHAAMVLGVARRVLHSQADAEDTCQAVFLILSRKARTNHWQVSVANWLYATARRVAHTARRTASRRPAGKGWRPFRKPCRRRTR